The Anabrus simplex isolate iqAnaSimp1 chromosome 1, ASM4041472v1, whole genome shotgun sequence genome window below encodes:
- the LOC137501840 gene encoding uncharacterized protein — translation MYKTGGGPSVPSKVQDIHKRVLGIIAESSVCIPCTHDSDAGYAENKESDDSLKRPPSTSNPLGTLRAIANGDFGVDNGDGDNDADDDDDDEGDNLGQCSHDYGQTPLHTPTRPSSGVGLKHQSRKTPGGTKKRKLTATESISSAAEVQREALLVDMALKKEKHKEDIEIFKLKKELLKEKIAYWKAKNAEPL, via the exons ATGTATAAGACAGGGGGTGGACCTAGCGTACCGTCGAAAGTACAGGACATACATAAAAGAGTGCTTGGGATTATTGCAGAAAGCAGTGTGTGTATTCCATGCACCCATGACTCGGATGCAGGTTATGCAGAAAACAAAG AATCTGATGACAGTCTAAAAAGACCTCCCAGTACTTCCAACCCTCTGGGCACACTACGAGCTATTGCTAAT GGGGACTTTGGTGTTGACAAtggtgatggtgataatgatgctgatgatgatgatgatgatgagggtgaCAACTTAGGCCAGTGTTCTCATGATTATGGGCAAACTCCACTACATACACCAACAAGACCTTCAAGTGGTGTAGGCCTAAAG CACCAATCGAGGAAGACACCTGGAGGTACAAAAAAGAGGAAGCTGACAGCAACGGAGTCCATATCCAGTGCTGCAGAAGTGCAGCGAGAGGCACTTTTGGTGGACATGGCGCTGAAGAAGGAAAAACATAAAGAGGATatagaaatttttaaattaaaaaaggaattattaaaagaaaaaattgccTACTGGAAGGCAAAAAATGCTGAACcattgtaa